In Pelmatolapia mariae isolate MD_Pm_ZW linkage group LG8, Pm_UMD_F_2, whole genome shotgun sequence, one genomic interval encodes:
- the LOC134633489 gene encoding NAD(P)H dehydrogenase [quinone] 1-like produces MAKKVLIVYAHESPTSFNAAAKDAAVAVLTAQGCTVEVSDLYAMKFKAAATTEDITGGVKDAENFCYAKEIKLASEEGRLADDIKKEQEKLKEADLVIFQFPMYWSSVPAIMKGWMDRVLGFAYAQEKRYSEGIFKDKKAMLSFTTDCPESVYSDTGINGDINVTLWPLQNGILNYCGFQVFAPQIFWDPAAGSPESRSSMLEGWRTRLQNLCGEAPVYFAPLDYFDKKKGFLKPEVKEKYASRECGLTVGIHMGKPLPANSQTKAGV; encoded by the exons ATGG CCAAGAAAGTGCTGATTGTGTATGCCCATGAGAGCCCTACCTCTTTCAATGCTGCTGCCAAAGATGCTGCTGTGGCAGTTCTGACTGCTCAAGGCTGCACTGTAGAGGTGTCTGACCTGTACGCCATGAAGTTCAAAGCTGCTGCTACTACTGAGGACATCACTG GTGGAGTGAAGGATGCTGAGAACTTCTGCTACGCAAAAGAGATCAAATTGGCATCAGAGGAGGGCCGACTTGCAGATGACATCAAAAAAGAGCAGGAGAAGCTCAAGGAGGCAGACCTTGTCATCTTTCAG TTCCCCATGTACTGGTCATCTGTTCCTGCAATCATGAAGGGGTGGATGGATCGGGTGTTGGGCTTTGCCTACGCACAGGAGAAGCGGTACAGTGAGGGGATCTTCAAG GACAAGAAAGCCATGCTGTCCTTCACCACTGACTGTCCTGAATCTGTGTACAGTGACACTGGCATCAATGGTGACATCAACGTCACACTGTGGCCACTGCAG AACGGGATCCTGAACTACTGTGGTTTCCAGGTTTTTGCCCCTCAGATCTTCTGGGATCCTGCTGCTGGTTCTCCTGAATCTCGCAGCTCCATGCTGGAGGGCTGGCGCACACGACTGCAAAACCTCTGTGGGGAAGCACCTGTGTACTTTGCTCCCTTGGACTACTTTGACAAGAAGAAGGGTTTCCTGAAGCCTGAGGTCAAAGAGAAATATGCCAGCAGAGAATGTGGCCTCACAGTGGGGATCCACATGGGCAAGCCACTGCCAGCCAACAGCCAGACCAAGGCTGGGGTCTGA
- the LOC134633487 gene encoding ribosyldihydronicotinamide dehydrogenase [quinone]-like: MAKKVLIVYAHESPTSFNAAAKDAAVASLTAQGCTVEVSDLYTMKFKAAATTEDITGGVKDAENFCYAKEIKLASEEGRLADDIKKEQEKLKEADLVIFQFPMYWSSVPAIMKGWMDRVLGFAYAQEKRYSEGIFKDKKAMLSFTTDCPESVYSDTGINGDISVTLWPLQNGILNYCGFQVFAPQIFWDPAAGSPESRSSMLEGWRTRLQNLCGEATVYFAPLDYFDKEKGFLKPEVKEKYASKESGLTVGIHMGKPLPANSQTKAGV; encoded by the exons ATGG CCAAGAAAGTGCTGATTGTGTATGCCCATGAGAGCCCTACCTCTTTCAATGCTGCTGCCAAAGATGCTGCTGTGGCATCTCTGACTGCTCAAGGCTGCACTGTAGAGGTGTCTGACCTGTACACCATGAAGTTCAAAGCTGCTGCTACTACTGAGGACATCACTG GTGGAGTGAAGGATGCTGAGAACTTCTGCTATGCAAAGGAGATCAAATTGGCATCAGAGGAGGGCCGACTTGCAGATGACATCAAAAAAGAGCAGGAGAAGCTCAAGGAGGCAGACCTTGTCATCTTTCAG TTCCCCATGTACTGGTCATCTGTTCCTGCAATCATGAAGGGGTGGATGGATCGGGTGTTGGGCTTTGCCTACGCACAGGAGAAGCGGTACAGTGAGGGGATCTTCAAG GACAAGAAAGCCATGCTGTCCTTCACCACTGACTGTCCTGAATCTGTGTACAGTGACACTGGCATCAATGGTGACATCAGTGTCACACTGTGGCCACTGCAG AACGGGATCCTGAACTACTGTGGCTTCCAGGTTTTTGCCCCTCAGATCTTCTGGGATCCTGCTGCTGGTTCTCCTGAATCTCGCAGCTCCATGCTGGAGGGCTGGCGCACACGACTGCAAAACCTCTGTGGGGAAGCCACTGTGTACTTTGCTCCCTTGGATTACTTTGACAAGGAGAAGGGTTTCCTGAAGCCTGAGGTCAAAGAGAAATATGCCAGCAAAGAGTCTGGCCTCACAGTGGGGATCCACATGGGCAAGCCACTGCCAGCCAACAGCCAGACCAAGGCCGGGGTCTGA